A portion of the Clupea harengus chromosome 18, Ch_v2.0.2, whole genome shotgun sequence genome contains these proteins:
- the cnpy3 gene encoding protein canopy homolog 3: protein MDLFYFLVLCSLCASCLCAVKKGEGDEWVHLPNKCEVCKFVSIEMKSAFDETGKTKEVIDTNYRFIDGKGSAPIKYVKSDMRFIEVVENVCKRLLEYNLHKERTGSNRFAKGMSETFSTLHNLVDKGVKVVMDIPYELWNETSAEVSDLKKQCDGMVEKYEEVIEDWYKGTQEEDLTTYLCEKHVLKGQDQDCLQEKWKKKGDTAALPERKKKKKKGKGKSKDSEDGQSKKKVKKKKSKSAAADVGKGKGKSGDSSRSGKMEKKGSPQSEKTEL from the exons ATggaccttttttattttttggtgttgtgttctctgtgtgcaaGTTGTCTGTGTGCGGTCAAAAAAGGCGAGGGTGACGAATGGGTGCATCTCCCAAATAAATGTGAAG TATGTAAGTTTGTAAGCATCGAAATGAAGTCCGCATTTGACGAAACTGGGAAGACAAAAGAAGTGATTGACACCAACTACCGCTTCATTGACGGCAAGGGGTCAGCACCAATCAAATATGTGAAATC TGACATGCGCTTCATCGAAGTGGTAGAGAATGTGTGCAAGAGGCTGCTGGAGTACAATCTGCACAAGGAGAGAACAGGAAGCAACCGCTTTGCCAAG GGGATGTCCGAGACCTTCTCCACTCTGCATAACCTGGTCGACAAGGGTGTCAAGGTGGTGATGGACATCCCATACGAGCTGTGGAATGAGACCAGCGCTGAGGTGTCCGACCTCAAGAAACAG tgtGACGGCATGGTGGAGAAATATGAGGAGGTCATTGAAGACTGGTACAAGGGAACTCAGGAAGAAGATCTCACCACTTACCTCTGTGAGAAACACGTTCTCAAGGGACAAGATCAAG ATTGTCTGCAAGAGAAGTGGAAAAAGAAGGGAGACACAGCCGCCCTGccggagaggaagaagaaaaagaagaagggaaagggaaagagcaaGGACAGCGAGGACGGACAGAGCAAGAAGAaggtgaagaagaaaaagagcaagTCCGCGGCAGCGGATGTTGGGAAGGGCAAAGGGAAGAGCGGCGACAGCTCCAGGAGCGggaagatggagaagaaggGGTCTCCGCAGAGCGAGAAGACGGAACTCTGA
- the LOC122133743 gene encoding E3 ubiquitin-protein ligase RNF19A-like produces the protein MSTQQEEDEKRFDPADTTLKFVTRPDDITLDDDPDTLRAEMSCGHAVNPQSLTAWCRSLLDKGQYEFTCPALVDGTIQKCEKEWPYTEIRKLALLTDEEQKLFEEKLPRLAAARYCEYKSCPGCQTFVERRDLTNLSVSCTICTAEKGHTFEFCWQCLITWKGPAPRSDKCENEECINPNLKTLASCITITLSQVSTPEGSAVQCPSLRACPTCGLIIEHDTADCKMITCTQCQKEFCFLCLKLRDECLMSSGHFSLCTVAEKQTSIPSWVK, from the exons ATGTCGACACAACAAGAAGAGGATGAAAAAAGATTTGATCCAGCCGACACTACACTGAAATTTGTCACAAGGCCAGATGATATAA CTCTGGATGATGACCCAGACACCCTGAGGGCTGAGATGTCCTGTGGCCATGCAGTCAATCCACAGTCTCTCACTGCCTGGTGCCGCAGTCTACTGGACAAG GGACAATACGAATTTACTTGTCCAGCACTGGTCGATGGCACAATCCagaagtgtgagaaagagtggcCTTACACAGAGATTCGCAAGCTTGCTTTGCTAACAGACGAGGAGCAGAAGCTTTTTGAGGAAAAATTGCCTCGGCTGGCTGCTGCTCGGTACTGTGAATACAAATCA TGTCCCGGCTGTCAGACATTTGTGGAGCGAAGAGACCTGACCAACTTGTCTGTAAGCTGCACAATTTGCACAGCGGAAAAAGGACACACCTTTGAGTTCTGCTGGCAGTGCTTAATAACATGGAAAGGACCTGCTCCTCGCTCTGACAAATGTGAAAATGAGGAATGCATCAACCCAAACTTGAAGACGCTGGCCTCGTGTATTACCATAACTTTATCTCAAGTGTCAACACCAGAAggaagtgcagtgcagtgtccaTCTTTACGTGCCTGTCCCACGTGTGGTTTAATTATAGAGCATGATACAGCTGACTGCAAAATGATCACATGCACTCAATGTCAGAAGgagttttgttttctctgcttGAAACTCAGGGATGAATGtttgatgtccagtggtcacttTAGTCTTTGTACTGTAGCTGAGAAGCAGACTTCCATCCCATCATGGGTGAAGTAA